From Rutidosis leptorrhynchoides isolate AG116_Rl617_1_P2 chromosome 3, CSIRO_AGI_Rlap_v1, whole genome shotgun sequence, a single genomic window includes:
- the LOC139900974 gene encoding uncharacterized protein has protein sequence MIDQPIKHILRNPESSGRLAKWAIELGEYEINFSPRHVVKGQILADFLLETTEKVDHPQNVKAINNVGELNTDGASSEEGVGAGLVLTSPEGEKHTYALRFCFYASNNEAEYDALLSGLRIASEMGIKHLRTYVNSQIIAQQIPRNKNKKADVLSKLATLIFDHLHKKVLVEVLKDKSVDQKVVVATVEEGEPCWITPYVKYLQDGTLPTDAMEARRIRVSAPLYVLENGVLYRKSFSSPNLRCLTPQQAIDVVKEMHEGLCEQHSDYRNVVGRIMRQGYYWQSIYKDTAEFADNPFRSWCEELNIKQTFISVAHPQANGQVEVTNKEIVADIKAKLGLSQTKWVDEVPYVLWAHRTMPKQSTCETPFSLVYGTEAVIPAKIHVPTQRILAFDIENNSSILRENLNLLEERRIMAAIR, from the exons ATGATAGACCAGCCGATAAAACATATTTTGAGAAATCCAGAGTCATCAGGACGACTAGCAAAATGGGCAATTGAATTAGGAGAATATGAAATAAATTTCTCACCTCGACATGTAGTTAAAggtcaaattttggcagattttttATTAGAAACAACAGAAAAGGTCGATCATCCGCAAAATGTTAAAGCCATCAATAATGTTGGGGAATTAAACACTGATGGTGCATCAAGTGAGGAAGGTGTTGGTGCAGGGTTAGTACTTACCAGTCCAGAAGGCGAAAAACATACATATGCATTGAGGTTCTGTTTTTATGCATctaacaacgaagcagagtatgacgCATTGCTCTCCGGTCTCCGCATAGCGTCTGAAATGGGAATAAAACATTTGCGTACATATGTCAATTCTCAAATTATAGCACAGCAG ATAccaagaaataaaaacaaaaaagcaGATGTTTTGAGCAAATTAGCAACATTAATATTTGATCATTTACATAAGAAGGTTTTAGTGGAAGTCTTAAAAGATAAATCTGTTGATCAAAAAGTAGTAGTAGCAACAGTTGAAGAGGGAGAACCATGTTGGATAACCCCCTATGTGAAATATTTGCAGGACGGAACACTGCCAACAGATGCCATGGAAGCAAGACGGATAAGAGTTAGTGCCCCACTTTATGTCCTAGAAAATGGAGTGCTTTATAGAAAATCCTTCAGTAGTCCAAATTTAAGGTGTTTAACACCACAGCAAGCAATCGATGTAGtaaaagaaatgcatgaaggattATGTGAACAACATTCCGATTATAGAAATGTGGTTGGACGGATTATGCGACAAGGATATTATTGGCAGTCAATTTACAAAGATACAGCAGAA TTTGCAGATAACCCCTTCagaagttggtgtgaagagctaaaCATCAAACAAACATTTATCTCAGTTGCTCACCCACAAGCCAATGGGCAAGTTGAAGTAACAAACAAAGAAATTGTAGCCGACATAAAGGCTAAGTTGGGTTTGAGCCAGACTAAGTGGGTGGATGAAGTGCCATATGTATTGTGGGCTCACCGCACAATGCCAAAACAGAGCACGTGTGAAACACCATTCAGTTTGGTATATGGCACCGAGGCAGTGATACCAGCTAAAATCCATGTTCCAACACAAAGGATTTTGGCATTTGATATTGAAAATAATTCATCCATCTTACGTGAAAACTTGAATTTATTGGAAGAAAGGCGAATCATGGCCGCCATCCGTTAA